CCCTCGCCGCATCATCGCGAATGTGGTCGCCAAGGCCGACGATCATCCGGACGTTACTGAGATCTATCGGCGGGTCGCGGCCATAGATCCCGGCATATCGTTATCGACCGTCTACCGCACGCTGAAGGTCTTCGCTGCCACGGGGCTCGTCGAGCGGCACAGCTTCGCGGGCGGACGCGTCCGGATCGAGCCCGCATCGGACGTCCACCACGATCATTTGATCGACACCGAGAGCGGCGCAGTCATTGAGTTCAGGTCGGAAGAGATCGAACGGCTACAGGCGCTGGTCGCGAGGGAGCTGGGTTTCGAGCTGACCGGGCATAGACTCGTGCTGTACGGGCGTCCTCTGGCCAAGGTGGAGCGCCGCGACCTGAAGCGCTGACGCAAGGCCAGTCCGCAGTAGGCTTTCAGCCGCAGGACGGCCTTTGACCCCTCAGATCCCATATTGCGCCACCACATGCAGGCTGTCGTCGGCTCGGCGAAACGCGAATTGGGGCCCGGTCAACGAATTGCGAGAGAGCCGGTCGTGTCCGTTCGGCCGGGAGCGTCGTCTCCGCCGAAGGGATCGGCGAGCGCGGCGTCAGGCCGGCTAATCTCGACTTTACCGGCGACCATGGGCTGCATGCGCTCTGGTCCGAGGCTCTTGAGCATCGCCCGGAAACTCTGGTGCATGCCGCCGTCCAGATGCGCGTAGCT
This genomic interval from Bosea sp. 29B contains the following:
- a CDS encoding Fur family transcriptional regulator — its product is MSDAADMLIEHCREAGQRITGPRRIIANVVAKADDHPDVTEIYRRVAAIDPGISLSTVYRTLKVFAATGLVERHSFAGGRVRIEPASDVHHDHLIDTESGAVIEFRSEEIERLQALVARELGFELTGHRLVLYGRPLAKVERRDLKR